Proteins co-encoded in one Actinomadura luteofluorescens genomic window:
- a CDS encoding helix-turn-helix domain-containing protein, giving the protein MVDGCDFGPGRTLTSGEAAHMLSVRRNTVVRWGNRGKLASDRAQGGIHRYSREQVEHLWYGRAAARKAGPAVSHVAGDVR; this is encoded by the coding sequence ATGGTCGACGGGTGCGACTTCGGTCCTGGGCGGACTCTTACTTCCGGTGAGGCTGCGCACATGTTAAGTGTGCGTCGCAACACAGTGGTGCGCTGGGGCAACAGAGGAAAGCTGGCGAGTGATCGCGCACAGGGCGGTATACACCGTTACAGCCGTGAACAGGTCGAGCACCTGTGGTACGGGCGGGCCGCAGCACGTAAGGCCGGGCCCGCAGTGTCACACGTTGCAGGAGATGTCCGGTGA
- a CDS encoding amino acid permease: MRTQSPRRRLGFWMASALVVGNMIGSGVFLLPSSLAEYGPISLIAWVFTSLGAVLLALVFARLARAYPRTGGPYAYARQAFGDFVGFQTAWGYWIAVWAGNAAIAVAFVGYLAHFWHALATERALAAVVGIAVIWLLTGVNAYGVRQGGAVQVVTTVVKLVPLLLIAVGGLFFIKSANFGPFNGSGEGAFSAVTAAAALTLWSFIGLESATVPAEDVENPEKTIPRATIAGTAVTALIYILGTVAVLGLVPAAALAGSTAPFADAADAAFGGWAADLVAAGAAISAFGALNGWILLQGQVPFAAARDGLFPRIFARTGRGGTPVAGLVISSVLVTALMAMNYNASLVDQFTFVILLATLTTVIPYAYAAAAELVLLATDHAAFSGRRLARDAVIALLAFGYSVWAISGAGQEVVFKGTLLVFAGFPVYAWLKYRDARTPLKAVGSEPEPPAKAA, translated from the coding sequence ATGCGCACGCAATCCCCCCGCCGAAGACTGGGTTTCTGGATGGCCTCCGCCCTCGTCGTGGGCAACATGATCGGATCAGGTGTCTTCCTGCTGCCCAGTTCGCTGGCCGAGTACGGCCCCATCAGCCTGATCGCCTGGGTGTTCACCAGTTTGGGCGCCGTGCTGCTGGCACTGGTGTTCGCCCGCCTGGCCCGCGCCTACCCGCGGACGGGCGGGCCCTACGCCTACGCGCGGCAGGCGTTCGGCGACTTCGTCGGTTTCCAGACGGCCTGGGGCTACTGGATCGCGGTCTGGGCTGGGAACGCGGCGATCGCGGTGGCGTTCGTCGGCTACCTGGCCCACTTCTGGCACGCGCTGGCCACCGAGAGGGCCCTGGCGGCCGTGGTGGGGATCGCGGTGATCTGGCTGCTGACCGGCGTCAACGCTTACGGCGTCCGGCAGGGCGGCGCGGTCCAGGTCGTGACGACTGTGGTGAAGCTGGTTCCGCTGCTGCTGATCGCGGTCGGCGGGCTGTTCTTCATCAAGTCCGCCAACTTCGGGCCGTTCAACGGCAGCGGCGAGGGCGCGTTCTCGGCGGTCACCGCCGCCGCGGCGCTGACGCTGTGGTCGTTCATCGGCCTGGAGTCGGCCACCGTTCCGGCGGAGGACGTGGAGAACCCGGAGAAGACCATCCCGAGGGCCACCATCGCCGGCACCGCCGTCACCGCGCTGATCTACATCCTCGGCACCGTCGCCGTGCTCGGCCTGGTGCCCGCCGCCGCGCTGGCCGGCTCGACGGCGCCGTTCGCGGACGCCGCGGACGCGGCGTTCGGCGGCTGGGCCGCCGACCTCGTCGCGGCGGGCGCCGCGATCAGCGCGTTCGGGGCGCTGAACGGGTGGATCCTGCTGCAGGGCCAGGTGCCGTTCGCCGCCGCGCGCGACGGGCTGTTCCCGCGGATCTTCGCCCGCACCGGACGCGGCGGCACCCCGGTCGCCGGGCTGGTGATCTCCAGTGTGCTGGTGACGGCGCTGATGGCGATGAACTACAACGCGAGCCTGGTCGACCAGTTCACCTTCGTGATCCTGCTCGCCACCCTCACCACCGTCATCCCCTACGCCTACGCGGCGGCCGCCGAACTGGTGCTGCTCGCCACCGACCATGCCGCGTTCTCCGGGCGCCGGCTCGCCCGCGACGCGGTGATCGCGCTGCTGGCGTTCGGCTACTCGGTGTGGGCGATCTCCGGCGCCGGCCAGGAGGTCGTCTTCAAGGGCACGCTGCTGGTCTTCGCCGGATTCCCCGTCTACGCGTGGCTGAAGTACCGCGACGCTCGCACTCCGCTCAAGGCCGTCGGAAGCGAGCCCGAACCGCCCGCCAAGGCCGCCTGA
- a CDS encoding carbamate kinase → MRIVAALGGNALLQRGEPLDAAVQIAHVREAVRGLAALADGNDLIVTHGNGPQVGLLAIESAADPELAAPYPLDALGAATQGMIGYWLIRELRRVLPHREVVALLTETLVDPADSAFRDPTKFIGRGYPPAEARRLRDARGWAMRPDGRMWRRVVPSPEPRDIVELAAMRRLVDDGCVVIAAGGGGVPIDPDHHGVEAVVDKDLTAALLAARLKADTLMLLTDVPAVMAGYGTADARPVGLITPARLRAMDLPSGSMGPKAEAACRFAEQRPGAAAVIGSLADAPALLTGEAGTRIETP, encoded by the coding sequence ATGAGGATCGTCGCCGCGCTCGGGGGCAACGCGCTGCTCCAGCGCGGGGAACCCCTTGACGCCGCCGTCCAGATCGCGCATGTCCGCGAGGCCGTCCGCGGCCTCGCGGCTCTGGCGGACGGCAACGATCTGATCGTCACGCACGGGAACGGTCCGCAGGTGGGGCTACTGGCGATCGAGAGCGCCGCGGACCCGGAACTCGCCGCGCCCTACCCGCTCGACGCCCTCGGCGCCGCGACCCAGGGCATGATCGGCTACTGGCTGATCCGCGAGCTCCGCCGCGTCCTTCCCCACCGGGAGGTCGTCGCCCTGCTCACCGAGACCCTGGTCGACCCGGCCGATTCCGCCTTCCGCGACCCGACCAAGTTCATCGGCCGCGGCTACCCACCGGCCGAGGCACGGCGGCTGCGGGACGCCCGGGGCTGGGCGATGCGCCCGGACGGCCGCATGTGGCGGAGGGTCGTCCCCTCCCCCGAACCGCGCGACATCGTGGAACTCGCGGCCATGCGGCGGCTCGTCGACGACGGCTGCGTGGTGATCGCGGCCGGCGGCGGAGGCGTCCCGATCGACCCGGACCACCACGGTGTCGAGGCGGTGGTCGACAAGGACCTCACGGCCGCGCTCCTCGCCGCGCGCCTGAAGGCGGACACGCTGATGTTGCTCACCGACGTTCCTGCCGTGATGGCCGGCTACGGCACCGCGGACGCCCGTCCCGTCGGCCTCATCACCCCGGCCCGGCTGCGCGCGATGGACCTCCCGAGCGGTTCCATGGGGCCGAAGGCGGAAGCCGCCTGTCGCTTCGCCGAGCAGCGTCCCGGCGCCGCGGCGGTCATCGGTTCCCTCGCCGACGCGCCCGCCCTGCTCACCGGCGAGGCGGGCACCAGAATCGAGACACCATGA
- the argF gene encoding ornithine carbamoyltransferase, with the protein MKDLLRTADLSADDLVMLLKLATGFQDEPGSAHELLAGRIVPMYFAKPSTRTRLSTAAAVARLGGVPVTVGPDELQLRRGETIADTARVVGSYAAAIVIRTFADTDVEELAAAAPIPVVNALTDGHHPLQAVADLLTVREHFGELHGHRIAYVGDGGNNVARSLMEAAAVAGMEMAIAAPDGYLPQEEALASARAEAERRGGSIVVTHDPAAAASGASVVYTDVWLSMGDSEDERARRRSVFAAYRVDQDLMNGAGEDAVFMHCLPAHRGEEVTAAVIDGGRSLAFRQAANRLPATQAVLYALLTDQLEGRR; encoded by the coding sequence ATGAAAGACCTGCTCCGCACCGCCGACCTCAGCGCCGACGACCTGGTCATGCTGCTGAAGCTGGCCACCGGCTTCCAGGACGAGCCGGGCTCGGCGCACGAGCTGCTGGCCGGCCGCATCGTCCCGATGTACTTCGCCAAGCCGTCCACCCGAACCCGCCTGTCCACCGCGGCGGCGGTCGCGCGACTCGGCGGCGTACCCGTCACGGTCGGGCCGGACGAACTGCAGCTGCGGCGCGGCGAGACCATCGCCGACACCGCCCGGGTGGTGGGCTCCTACGCCGCCGCGATCGTCATCCGCACTTTCGCCGACACCGACGTCGAGGAACTGGCGGCCGCCGCCCCGATCCCGGTGGTCAACGCGCTGACCGACGGGCACCATCCGCTGCAGGCCGTCGCCGACCTGCTGACCGTCAGGGAGCACTTCGGTGAGTTGCACGGCCACCGCATCGCCTACGTCGGCGACGGTGGCAACAACGTCGCCCGCAGCCTGATGGAGGCCGCGGCGGTCGCCGGCATGGAGATGGCCATCGCCGCCCCGGACGGTTACCTGCCCCAAGAGGAGGCCCTCGCGTCCGCCAGGGCCGAAGCCGAACGGCGCGGCGGAAGCATCGTGGTGACGCATGACCCCGCCGCGGCGGCCAGTGGCGCAAGCGTCGTCTACACCGACGTCTGGCTGTCCATGGGAGATTCCGAAGACGAACGCGCGCGCCGCCGCTCCGTGTTCGCCGCGTACCGGGTCGACCAGGACCTCATGAACGGTGCGGGTGAGGACGCCGTGTTCATGCACTGCCTGCCCGCCCATCGCGGCGAGGAGGTCACCGCGGCCGTCATCGACGGCGGACGGTCGCTGGCCTTCAGGCAGGCCGCCAACCGGCTGCCCGCCACACAGGCCGTCCTCTACGCCCTCCTGACCGACCAGTTGGAAGGCCGACGATGA
- a CDS encoding class I SAM-dependent methyltransferase, with the protein MIGELFEEELYDSARVEIEHLDGRRRPLPVQDWLASRPGDTGLLDHCQGATLDVGSGPGRLTAALAHRGTPVLGIDAAPRAVALAIAAGAPTLCRDVFGRVPGAGRWRTILLADGNIGIGGDPDPAALLRRVLRLLGPGGQVLTEVDPPGTSSRTESLRLRSARAIGDWFPWAHVSTDGADALAASCDAAVTERWEEADRWFVALRGRQPAPHFPGNVMEANRTPHAESVINDAHNEVPPIDTRNWVDGRSSGSDRRALQAPTPWANRLRAP; encoded by the coding sequence ATGATCGGCGAACTGTTCGAGGAGGAGCTGTATGACAGCGCACGGGTGGAGATCGAACACCTCGACGGCCGCCGCCGACCCCTGCCGGTGCAGGATTGGCTGGCGTCGCGCCCCGGCGACACCGGGCTGCTGGACCACTGCCAGGGCGCCACCTTGGACGTCGGGTCTGGCCCGGGACGGCTGACGGCGGCGCTGGCCCACCGCGGCACTCCAGTACTCGGCATCGACGCGGCACCGCGCGCGGTCGCACTGGCCATCGCGGCCGGCGCCCCGACCCTGTGTCGAGACGTGTTCGGCCGCGTGCCAGGCGCCGGGCGATGGCGGACGATCCTGCTCGCCGACGGCAACATCGGCATCGGCGGCGACCCCGACCCCGCAGCACTGCTGCGCCGCGTCCTGAGACTGCTGGGACCAGGCGGCCAGGTGTTGACGGAAGTCGACCCGCCCGGCACGAGCTCGCGAACCGAGTCGCTGCGGCTGCGTTCAGCCCGGGCGATCGGTGATTGGTTTCCCTGGGCTCATGTGTCCACCGATGGCGCCGACGCGCTGGCCGCCTCGTGCGATGCGGCCGTCACCGAGAGATGGGAGGAGGCGGACCGCTGGTTCGTCGCCCTGCGCGGCCGGCAACCAGCACCACATTTTCCAGGGAATGTGATGGAGGCGAATAGGACACCGCACGCCGAGAGCGTTATCAACGATGCTCACAATGAGGTTCCCCCAATTGATACCAGAAACTGGGTTGATGGACGTTCATCCGGCTCGGACCGGCGAGCCCTACAAGCTCCCACTCCTTGGGCGAATCGCCTCCGCGCGCCT
- a CDS encoding arginine deiminase, whose amino-acid sequence MFTVSSEVGRLRQVLLHRPDLELLRLTPANKDDLLFDEVLWAKRARQEHDVFADTLRERGVQVFYVADLLAETLKNDQARAHVLDHTAAETVLGPTLAGPVRAALDGLDPDTLARHLIGGLTKAEMGLAVHSLLLASLDDGDFVLPPLPNHLFTRDPSAWVYGGVTLHPMAKPARRRETLHLDAIYRYHPMFAEQHQPVWYPGADFALPTLEGGDIHVLGKGLVLIGMSERTTPQAIELLARWLFAEGAAHRVIAAQLPRRRAFMHLDTVMTMVDRDAFTVYRGLPPLRSYTLTPGRGTEVLVHENEALFPAIARALDLPHVRVLTADQDVRAAEREQWDDGDNVLAVAPGVVVAYERNVTTNTMLRHHGIEVITIPGSELGRGRGGPRCMSCPLHRDEVTP is encoded by the coding sequence TTGTTCACCGTTTCCTCCGAGGTCGGGCGGCTGCGGCAGGTGCTGCTGCACCGCCCCGACCTGGAACTGCTCCGCCTCACTCCGGCCAACAAGGACGACCTGCTCTTCGACGAGGTGCTGTGGGCCAAGCGCGCCCGGCAGGAGCACGACGTGTTCGCCGACACTCTGCGCGAGCGCGGCGTCCAGGTGTTCTACGTCGCCGACCTGCTGGCCGAGACCCTCAAGAACGACCAGGCGCGGGCGCACGTGCTGGACCACACCGCCGCCGAGACCGTGCTTGGGCCGACGCTGGCCGGCCCCGTCCGGGCCGCGCTGGACGGCCTCGACCCCGACACCCTCGCCCGGCACCTCATCGGCGGGCTGACGAAGGCGGAGATGGGCCTGGCCGTCCACAGCCTGCTGCTGGCCTCGCTCGACGACGGCGACTTCGTCCTGCCGCCGCTGCCCAACCACCTGTTCACCCGCGACCCGTCGGCCTGGGTGTACGGCGGCGTCACCCTGCATCCGATGGCCAAGCCCGCCCGCCGCCGCGAGACCCTCCATCTCGACGCGATCTACCGGTACCACCCGATGTTCGCCGAGCAGCACCAGCCCGTCTGGTATCCGGGCGCGGACTTCGCCCTCCCCACGCTCGAAGGCGGCGACATCCACGTCCTCGGCAAGGGCCTGGTCCTGATCGGCATGAGCGAGCGGACGACACCGCAGGCCATCGAGCTGCTCGCCCGGTGGCTGTTCGCCGAGGGCGCCGCGCACCGCGTCATCGCCGCCCAGCTGCCCCGGCGGCGGGCGTTCATGCACCTGGACACCGTCATGACCATGGTCGACCGGGACGCCTTCACCGTCTACCGCGGGCTGCCGCCGCTGCGGTCCTACACGCTCACGCCCGGCCGGGGCACCGAGGTGCTGGTGCACGAGAACGAGGCGCTGTTCCCCGCCATCGCCCGCGCCCTCGACCTGCCGCACGTCCGCGTCCTGACCGCCGATCAGGACGTCCGCGCCGCCGAGCGCGAGCAGTGGGACGACGGCGACAACGTCCTGGCCGTCGCACCCGGCGTCGTCGTCGCCTACGAGCGCAACGTCACCACCAACACCATGCTCCGCCACCACGGAATCGAGGTCATCACCATCCCCGGCAGCGAACTCGGCCGCGGTAGAGGCGGCCCCCGATGCATGTCCTGCCCCCTGCACCGCGACGAGGTGACCCCATGA
- a CDS encoding transposase, protein MPPYAPELNPVESVWAHLKRSLANPAKHAIDQLMTLIKTRLKRVQRRPALLNGLLAGTHLPLW, encoded by the coding sequence CTGCCGCCCTACGCCCCCGAACTCAACCCCGTCGAAAGCGTCTGGGCACACCTGAAACGGTCTCTGGCCAACCCCGCCAAGCACGCCATCGACCAGCTCATGACGCTCATCAAGACCCGCCTGAAACGCGTCCAGCGCCGGCCCGCCCTACTCAACGGCCTCCTCGCCGGCACACACCTACCACTCTGGTAA
- a CDS encoding High-affinity nickel-transporter, which produces MIFALIAVICWGPPLPANAGTLLPHHPLGNFTVNHYDGLRLETDRIEDTAIVDSAEIPTLQERGAVDTDRDGTVSAPEAARYAERQCAAAARAKPLTVGNRTVAWRPTATSYTRVPGSAGLPTSRLTCTLSAPATITAATRIHFSDTFRNDRIGWHEITATGKGVRIDRSPVPASSISDQLRHYPSDLLTSPLDVRSATLDVRPGTGSSFARLPGLPTAGPFTRTLGHLTTYFNSLVGARHLSLSVALLAVALAAVIGAGHAALPGHGKTVMAAYIAGRRGRARDAIILGATVTLTHTGGVLILGLLLSTSAALAGETMLAYLGIASGLLVAAIGVGLLRSAWRARHNRHPHGHGHGHGHGHGHGQAHGHGHGRFGKAGLIGLGLSGGLVPSPSALVVLLGAIALGRTVFGAGLVLAYGIGMAATLTAAGLTLIHLQSRLGQTALTRKAKRLSRLVPFATAALVIVVGLGLTMRSFNGSV; this is translated from the coding sequence TTGATCTTCGCCCTGATCGCGGTGATCTGTTGGGGACCTCCCCTCCCCGCCAACGCCGGCACCTTGTTGCCCCACCATCCGCTGGGCAACTTCACCGTCAACCACTACGACGGGCTGCGGCTGGAGACCGACCGCATCGAGGACACCGCGATCGTCGACTCCGCGGAAATCCCCACCCTCCAGGAGCGCGGCGCGGTCGACACCGACCGGGACGGGACGGTCAGCGCACCTGAGGCGGCCCGCTACGCCGAGCGGCAGTGCGCAGCCGCCGCCCGAGCCAAGCCGCTGACCGTAGGAAACAGGACGGTCGCCTGGCGGCCGACGGCCACCTCCTACACCCGCGTCCCCGGCTCGGCAGGACTGCCCACCAGTCGCCTGACCTGCACGCTCTCGGCGCCCGCCACCATAACGGCGGCCACACGGATCCACTTCAGCGACACCTTCCGCAACGACCGGATCGGCTGGCACGAGATCACCGCCACCGGCAAGGGGGTGCGGATCGACCGCTCGCCCGTCCCCGCGAGCAGCATCAGCGACCAACTGCGCCACTACCCCAGCGACCTGCTCACCTCGCCACTGGATGTCCGATCGGCAACCCTCGACGTCCGACCCGGCACCGGCTCGTCCTTCGCACGACTACCCGGGCTGCCCACAGCCGGGCCCTTCACCCGAACCCTCGGACACCTCACCACCTACTTCAACTCCCTGGTGGGAGCCCGGCACCTGTCCCTGAGCGTCGCCCTGCTCGCCGTTGCTCTCGCCGCCGTCATCGGCGCCGGACACGCCGCGCTCCCCGGCCACGGCAAGACGGTCATGGCCGCCTACATCGCCGGACGCCGGGGCAGGGCCCGCGACGCCATCATCCTCGGCGCCACCGTCACCCTCACCCACACCGGCGGCGTCCTGATCCTGGGCCTGCTGCTCTCGACCTCGGCAGCCCTGGCCGGAGAAACCATGCTCGCCTACCTCGGCATCGCCAGCGGCCTCCTGGTCGCCGCCATCGGGGTCGGTCTCCTCCGCTCAGCCTGGCGCGCACGCCACAACCGCCACCCCCACGGCCACGGGCACGGCCACGGGCACGGCCACGGGCATGGCCAAGCCCACGGGCATGGCCACGGGCGCTTCGGCAAAGCCGGACTGATCGGGTTGGGACTCTCCGGCGGCCTGGTACCCAGCCCGTCCGCGCTGGTGGTCCTACTGGGCGCGATCGCGCTCGGTCGGACGGTCTTCGGAGCCGGTCTCGTCCTCGCCTACGGAATCGGCATGGCCGCCACCCTCACCGCAGCGGGCCTCACCCTCATTCACCTGCAAAGCAGGCTGGGCCAGACCGCTCTCACCCGCAAGGCAAAGCGCTTGAGCCGCCTCGTTCCCTTCGCAACCGCCGCGCTGGTCATCGTGGTCGGCCTCGGGTTGACGATGCGCAGCTTCAACGGCTCGGTGTAG
- a CDS encoding DUF4331 domain-containing protein codes for MIKVSKPVAAAAGAGVIAAGGLVAAVALRPAPSSASSHREAPLIAGDPQADNTDLYAFTSPDRPDTVSLVANWIPFQEPNGGPNFYPFATGARYNIKIDNDGDAKPDIVYRWTFRNEDRRGNKTFLYNNGPVTSLDDPNLLFRQHYTLQRITRKGTRTLVRDALAAPSRTGAASMPDYGTLRRQATRQLAGGARTYAGQADDSFFLDLRVFDLLYGGNLKERGNDTLRGYNVNTIALQVPKKDLALKGDPGRNPVVGIWSTTDRRGAPARLGHHRAGGYHQVSRLGNPLVNEVVSSAGLKDAFNRLAPDKDHTVKPLVKRVLEPEVPVLVEKIYGVKAPPTPRRDLFEIFLTGLAKKTGGPLQADLNSQLLNKDARGARFTPAEMLRLNMAVPVTRDPNRLGVLAGDLQGFPNGRRLTDDVVDIELQALEGAAQTGRLVPALADGDRVNRNDTPFGGTFPYVALPQTAAVNQAG; via the coding sequence GTGATAAAAGTAAGTAAGCCGGTGGCCGCCGCTGCCGGGGCGGGAGTGATCGCGGCTGGAGGGCTGGTCGCCGCCGTCGCGCTGCGGCCGGCGCCATCCAGCGCGTCCAGCCACCGCGAGGCGCCGCTGATCGCGGGTGACCCACAGGCCGACAACACCGACCTGTACGCCTTCACCAGTCCTGACAGGCCCGACACGGTGTCGCTGGTGGCCAACTGGATTCCGTTCCAGGAACCGAACGGCGGACCGAACTTCTATCCGTTCGCCACCGGGGCGCGCTACAACATCAAGATCGACAATGACGGCGACGCCAAACCCGACATCGTCTACCGCTGGACGTTCCGGAACGAGGACCGGCGCGGCAACAAGACGTTCCTGTACAACAACGGACCAGTGACGTCGCTCGACGACCCCAATCTGCTGTTCCGCCAGCACTACACGCTGCAGCGGATCACTCGTAAGGGCACTCGCACGCTGGTCCGCGACGCTCTCGCCGCGCCCTCGCGGACGGGCGCGGCGTCAATGCCCGACTACGGGACGCTGCGCCGGCAGGCGACGCGGCAGCTCGCGGGCGGTGCCCGTACCTACGCCGGGCAGGCCGACGACTCCTTCTTCCTCGACCTGCGGGTCTTCGACCTGCTCTACGGCGGGAACCTCAAGGAACGGGGCAACGACACCCTGCGCGGCTACAACGTCAACACCATCGCGCTCCAAGTCCCCAAGAAGGACCTCGCGCTCAAGGGTGACCCGGGCCGCAACCCGGTCGTCGGGATCTGGTCGACCACCGACCGCCGCGGCGCGCCGGCGAGGCTCGGTCACCACCGCGCGGGCGGCTACCACCAGGTCTCGCGACTGGGCAACCCGCTGGTCAACGAGGTCGTCTCGTCAGCCGGGCTGAAGGACGCCTTCAACCGTCTCGCCCCGGACAAGGACCACACGGTCAAGCCGCTGGTGAAGCGGGTCCTGGAACCTGAGGTCCCCGTCCTGGTGGAGAAGATCTACGGCGTCAAGGCGCCGCCGACCCCGCGCCGGGACCTGTTCGAGATCTTCCTGACCGGCCTGGCCAAGAAGACCGGCGGGCCGCTCCAGGCCGACCTCAACTCCCAACTGCTCAACAAGGACGCCCGCGGTGCGCGGTTCACACCCGCCGAGATGCTGCGGCTGAACATGGCCGTCCCGGTCACCCGCGACCCGAACCGGCTCGGCGTTCTGGCCGGTGACCTGCAGGGCTTCCCGAACGGGCGGCGGCTGACCGACGACGTCGTCGACATCGAACTCCAGGCCCTGGAGGGCGCGGCCCAGACCGGGCGGCTCGTCCCGGCCCTGGCCGACGGCGACCGCGTCAATCGCAACGACACGCCGTTCGGCGGGACGTTCCCGTACGTGGCGCTGCCGCAAACCGCCGCGGTCAACCAGGCCGGCTGA
- a CDS encoding STAS domain-containing protein, protein MTGGKPTTVCTRYSGPTRFTAVSRSRAVARATAPSPGRPGITIVALRGDLDMASAPALGERLLTALPQSARLLILDLREVTFCDAAGLTMLIGIQRDATELGISLYLSDPRPQVAKLLRITGLDRGLNVHPGSSRHAPDAPGS, encoded by the coding sequence ATGACCGGCGGCAAGCCCACGACCGTATGCACCCGGTACTCCGGCCCCACCCGGTTCACCGCCGTCAGCCGATCCCGGGCCGTCGCCAGGGCCACCGCGCCTTCCCCCGGACGTCCGGGCATCACCATCGTCGCCTTGCGGGGCGATCTCGACATGGCTTCCGCCCCCGCACTGGGCGAGCGACTTCTCACCGCACTGCCCCAAAGCGCCCGGCTGCTGATCCTCGACCTGCGCGAGGTGACCTTCTGCGACGCGGCCGGGCTGACCATGCTGATCGGCATCCAGCGCGATGCCACCGAACTCGGCATCAGCCTTTACCTGTCCGACCCCCGCCCGCAGGTCGCCAAACTGTTGCGCATAACCGGCCTGGACCGCGGCCTCAACGTCCACCCAGGCTCCTCCCGCCACGCCCCGGATGCTCCAGGCAGCTGA
- a CDS encoding tetratricopeptide repeat protein gives MLSTSKLRHAAFLLLPATALAVASIAVVGVVRGPAPARRDPGPAASARPADAAAGAIARYQRTLRGTPGDYATWAALGAAYVQQARITVDPAYYARAEGALRRSLALNAAGNHRAMIAMAALANARHEFTDAVRWGRRAERIDPASPELYGVLTDAYTQLGDYPAATAAVARMNDLGPGVAAFTRASYELETHGDDAGARRVLTQAAEDAYTPSDVAYCRYYLGELALHSGDLEEAVRQYQAARSADPTYVPAAQGIAKTQALRGDLAGAINGYRDVVGRVPQPQYIAEYIELLRAAGRTGEAAEQHRLLLAQRGLMAGNGVVDDLSASEYAASAGDAAGALRHARAEWARRRSVVVADALAWALHLSGRDRRALRHAEQATRLGWRNALFYSHRAEIHAALGDHNAARRDRATARRINPHLDLRFPAIGRAS, from the coding sequence GTGCTGTCCACATCAAAGCTCAGACATGCGGCCTTCCTGCTGCTCCCGGCCACGGCGCTGGCCGTCGCCTCGATCGCGGTCGTGGGCGTCGTGCGCGGGCCAGCGCCCGCGCGCCGCGATCCCGGCCCCGCCGCATCCGCGCGGCCGGCGGACGCGGCGGCGGGCGCCATCGCGCGCTACCAGCGGACGCTCCGGGGCACACCCGGCGACTACGCGACATGGGCGGCGCTGGGCGCGGCCTACGTGCAGCAGGCCAGGATCACCGTCGACCCGGCGTACTACGCCAGGGCCGAAGGCGCGCTACGCCGGTCCCTGGCGCTGAACGCGGCCGGCAACCACCGAGCGATGATCGCCATGGCCGCGCTGGCCAACGCCCGCCACGAGTTCACCGACGCCGTCCGCTGGGGCCGGCGGGCCGAGCGGATCGACCCGGCCAGCCCCGAACTGTACGGCGTGCTCACCGACGCCTACACCCAGCTCGGCGACTACCCGGCCGCGACCGCCGCCGTGGCCCGCATGAACGATCTGGGCCCCGGCGTCGCGGCGTTCACCCGCGCTTCCTACGAACTTGAGACGCACGGCGACGACGCGGGCGCCCGCCGGGTGCTGACGCAGGCGGCCGAGGACGCCTACACCCCGTCGGACGTCGCGTACTGCCGCTACTACCTGGGTGAACTCGCCCTGCACTCCGGCGACCTGGAGGAGGCCGTCCGCCAGTACCAGGCGGCCCGCAGCGCCGATCCCACCTACGTCCCCGCCGCGCAGGGCATAGCCAAGACCCAGGCCCTGCGCGGAGACCTCGCGGGAGCGATCAACGGCTACCGTGACGTGGTGGGCCGCGTCCCGCAGCCGCAGTACATCGCCGAGTACATCGAGTTGCTCCGCGCGGCCGGTCGCACCGGCGAGGCCGCCGAACAGCATCGGCTGCTGCTCGCCCAACGCGGGCTGATGGCCGGCAACGGCGTCGTGGACGATCTGAGCGCGTCCGAGTACGCCGCCAGCGCAGGCGACGCGGCCGGGGCGCTGCGGCACGCCCGCGCGGAGTGGGCGCGCCGCCGGAGCGTCGTCGTGGCCGACGCCCTCGCCTGGGCGCTGCACCTCAGCGGCCGCGACCGGCGGGCACTGCGACACGCCGAGCAGGCGACCCGCCTTGGCTGGCGCAACGCACTGTTCTACAGCCACCGGGCCGAGATCCACGCAGCCCTCGGCGACCACAACGCAGCCCGCCGGGACCGCGCGACGGCCCGGCGCATCAATCCGCACCTCGACCTGAGATTCCCCGCGATCGGCAGAGCATCATGA